One Candidatus Eisenbacteria bacterium genomic region harbors:
- the atpE gene encoding ATP synthase F0 subunit C, which translates to MLFPAALGLGLPVGIGLAAIGSGIGIGFLGKGAMEAMGRQPEILPKLQVAMIIGFGFAEALTIYAFVTMFFLQGRIG; encoded by the coding sequence ATGCTTTTTCCAGCCGCGCTAGGACTCGGACTTCCGGTCGGGATCGGCCTTGCCGCCATCGGGTCGGGGATCGGCATCGGTTTCCTGGGCAAGGGAGCGATGGAGGCGATGGGACGCCAGCCGGAGATCCTCCCGAAGCTCCAAGTCGCCATGATCATCGGCTTCGGCTTCGCCGAAGCGCTCACGATCTACGCGTTCGTCACGATGTTCTTCCTTCAGGGTCGTATCGGTTAA
- the atpF gene encoding F0F1 ATP synthase subunit B — protein sequence MEKLVHLNQLLAHAISFIIFLFLVRGAFNAIIFPPMRERRERIRAEFERIERERAEVQKIRQGYEAHMKKLDAESRQRIQEAVAEGQRVAAEIREASRKEAQEMITRARQEIGLERDKAQATLRNEVVDLAVEIAGKVIREELTAEKHRKLVDGFLAEVEEVK from the coding sequence ATGGAAAAGCTCGTTCACCTAAATCAGCTCCTCGCCCACGCGATCAGCTTCATCATTTTCCTCTTCCTCGTCCGTGGCGCGTTCAATGCGATCATCTTTCCCCCCATGCGCGAGCGCCGCGAGCGGATCCGCGCGGAATTCGAGCGCATCGAGCGGGAAAGGGCGGAGGTCCAAAAGATCCGCCAGGGGTACGAGGCTCACATGAAAAAGCTGGACGCCGAAAGCCGCCAGCGCATCCAGGAGGCGGTGGCGGAAGGCCAGCGCGTGGCCGCCGAGATCCGAGAGGCGTCGCGCAAGGAGGCCCAGGAGATGATCACCCGCGCGCGCCAGGAGATCGGGCTCGAGCGGGACAAGGCGCAGGCCACGCTCCGGAACGAGGTGGTCGATCTGGCGGTCGAGATCGCGGGGAAGGTGATCCGGGAAGAGCTGACCGCCGAGAAGCATCGGAAGCTCGTCGATGGGTTCCTCGCCGAGGTGGAAGAGGTCAAGTGA
- the atpH gene encoding ATP synthase F1 subunit delta has protein sequence MISAVLARRYARALLALSQRLDDVERTHQDLRGVTSIFESDPRVRRFFEAPNIARTEKEAFLERRWKPKLNRNVYGLLVILLRRRRFDHLVAIAAEFHKLAEEAQGITRAIVRTAVPISERQADALTRALNRRTGRKVTLTREVDPALLGGVTLSLDHKVIDGTLATQLWRIRRQLREARV, from the coding sequence GTGATCTCCGCCGTTCTCGCGCGCCGCTACGCCCGCGCCCTTCTCGCTCTCTCCCAGCGTCTCGATGATGTGGAACGGACGCATCAGGATCTCCGGGGGGTCACGAGCATTTTCGAGAGCGACCCGCGTGTCCGGAGATTCTTCGAAGCGCCCAACATCGCGCGCACCGAGAAGGAAGCGTTCCTCGAGCGGAGATGGAAGCCCAAGCTCAACCGGAACGTCTACGGGTTGCTCGTGATCCTGCTCCGCCGCCGGCGCTTCGACCATCTGGTCGCGATCGCGGCCGAGTTTCACAAGCTCGCGGAGGAAGCGCAGGGCATCACCCGAGCGATCGTCCGCACCGCGGTCCCGATCAGCGAACGACAGGCGGACGCGCTGACGCGCGCGCTCAACCGACGTACCGGAAGGAAGGTCACCCTCACCCGCGAAGTGGACCCCGCGCTCCTCGGGGGTGTTACCCTCTCGCTGGATCACAAGGTCATCGACGGCACCCTCGCGACGCAGCTCTGGCGCATCCGCCGGCAGCTGCGTGAGGCGCGGGTCTGA